The genomic region TTCAAAAGAAGAGAAGAAGGACTCATCTACAAGAAAGCCGTCCTGGCCACTGCGCACAAGCTGATCAGAGTGATGTTCTCGATGTTGGTACATCAAAAACCTTTTGATCCGGAGAGGAGAAAATAAATATAGTTGACTGAAAGGCGCAACGTGATGGCTTAAGCCAAAGCATTGTTAGAAACAATGTCCATAAGTCCAACGTAATGTCGAAAGTCCTTTCCGAGAGCCCAAATGGCACCCGGTATCCGTTTTGAGATCTACATGCAGGAAAGCTCGTTCCTCGACCTATCGTCCTACAGAGTTGCAGCTTCACGGCGCAACTGTTCTTGCCTATTCAAAATTTGAATGCTCGTTTTCAAACATTACTGTATTGGCGTTTCTCGCTTTTGCTACCGACACGCAACTGCACGACTGGCATTCGATGCTCCGATACTCCGGTCGGTGGAGTTTATTCTCGGTCATCGTGTATAATCGACTGACAGGAGAGCCGATGTAAAAAAAGAGTGAAGTAACGTTATGCTCAAAACGACCTTCAACATATCAAAAATGGATTGTCCTTCGGAAGAACGAATGATACGGATGAAATTGGAGGAACTCACTACTATTCAATCCCTGGAATTTGACCTGCCAGCACGGACGCTTCAGGTGTGCCACACGGGCGGCTACGATATTCTCCTCGACGCCCTCGAAAGTCTCAAGTTTGATGCAAAGCTGCTTTCCTCTGAACCGGTAGATCCGGTAAGCGCAGACAAGGCATGCCGTCAGGAAAGCCGCGTTCTCTGGCAAGTCCTTGCGATCAATTTCTTTTTCTTTGCTCTTGAGATGCTGACCGGCTTCTTGGCCGGGTCAATGGGCCTTGTCGCTGATAGCCTGGATATGCTGGCGGACAGCATTGTCTACGCGCTATCGCTGTTTGCTGTCGGTGGCACGGTCTCACGGAAAAAAAATATTGCCGGAGCAGCTGGTTATTTCCAGCTGGCGTTGGCCCTTCTGGGATTCGCGGAGGTTATCAGACGTTTTCTGGGGCATGGCGAGACGCCAGACTATCGCCTGATGATCATCATCTCCTTGCTCGCTCTCACCGGTAACGCGATCTGCCTCTATCTGCTACAGAAGTCGAAGAGCAAGGAAGCCCATATGCAGGCAAGCAGGATCTTCACGTCCACAGACGTTATCGTGAACCTCGGCGTTATCGTGGCGGGTGTCCTTGTGTGTCTGACAGCTT from Syntrophorhabdales bacterium harbors:
- a CDS encoding cation transporter, with product MIRMKLEELTTIQSLEFDLPARTLQVCHTGGYDILLDALESLKFDAKLLSSEPVDPVSADKACRQESRVLWQVLAINFFFFALEMLTGFLAGSMGLVADSLDMLADSIVYALSLFAVGGTVSRKKNIAGAAGYFQLALALLGFAEVIRRFLGHGETPDYRLMIIISLLALTGNAICLYLLQKSKSKEAHMQASRIFTSTDVIVNLGVIVAGVLVCLTASKLPDLIVGTIVFMLVGRGAYRILQLSK